In the genome of Bremerella sp. P1, the window TCGCTTGCCGCAAACAGCAAGTGATCCACTTGATAGACTCCTCTCGGGCCCAAGCATCAAGCTCGAGCAGCCGGGTTAATTCTGGGTTTGATTCAAACGGGTGTTCGTCCAATATGTGGCGACATACCCGGTAAATGTCTACGAAACGAATTTTACCTTCTAAAAACTGCTGCACGGCCACTTCATTGGCCGCATTCAGTACAGCTCCGCACGTTCCTCCACGCTCAGCGACTTCTTTTCCTAGCTTAAGGGCGGGAAAACGCTCGTAATCGGGGGGCTCGAATTCGAGGGAAAAGGCGGTCGTCAGGTCGAGCTGCTTGGCGGGACACTCCGTACGCTCCGGATAGGTCATCGCCAGCTGGATGGGCATCCGCATGTCCGGAGGGCTCATCTGGGCAACCATCGAGCCATCAACGAACTCTACGATCGAATGGACGATCGACTGAGGATGGACCACCACGTCGATTTGGTCGACCGTCAAATCGAATAGCCACTTGGCTTCGATCAACTCGAGGGCCTTGTTCATCATGGTGGCCGAATCGACGGTAATCTTGGGTCCCATCTTCCAGGTCGGATGATCGAGCGCCTCGTCCGCGGTTACCTCTAACAGTTGCTTCTGGGTGAACTTACGAAAAGGTCCGCCCGATGCGGTGAGGATTACTTTGCGAACGTCGGTTTCACGACCTGCCATCAATGCCTGGAAAATTGCACTGTGTTCGCTGTCGACCGGTAGGATTTCGGCACCCGACTCTTCGGCCATCTTCGTGGCCAGGTGACCAGCGACGACCAGGGTTTCCTTGTTGGCCAGTGCCACGCGTTTACCAGCAGCGATCGCGGCGAACGTTCCTTCCAGTCCGGCCCTGCCAACGATGGCCGAAACAATAATATCGGCTTCGCTGTGGGCGGCCACTTCCTGCAGACCAGCAGTACCGGTCAGCAGAGTTGTTTCCGGAGGAAGCTTCGACCAATCAAACGCCTCGGCAGCGGCCTCGTCACTGGCCACGACGTACTTCGGTATATGCTCGATGGCGGCCTGCAACAGGTCGTCAAGGCGGCCGTGTGCCGTCAGAGCAAAGGGCTTGAAGGCACCCTTACTGGCTCGAATGACATCCAGCGTGCTGCATCCGATGCTCCCGGTGGCTCCCAGGACGACGACGTTTTGGCTGGATTTCGAGGACGACGAGCTACGCATGGACCGCTTCTAAACAAGGGTGGCTTCACAACTACGGATTGTTCCAGAATTTCCTGATTCGCGAAAGATTACTGTGGAAAAGGAATTATTGGGTCCTTCGAACAGATTCCGGCTTCCTGCTATAACTGCTTACAAGCAATGAATCACCGTTGACCTATCCATAAACCTAACCAGTTCACGACCTTTTGGCATGATTGTTACCATCGATGGCCCGGCCGGGGCGGGAAAGAGCAGCATTTCTCGGCGGCTGGCAGACGAACTTGGTTTTGAGTTTCTCGACACGGGTGCCATGTATCGGGCCGTGGCCTTGAAGGGCCTGCGGGCCGAAATTGACTGGGACGATACCGATCGCCTGGCTGAGTTCGCGAAATCGGCCTCGATTGATCTTTCTGGAAGTGCCGTGATTCTGGACGGCGAAGACGTCTCGCACGAGATTCGTACCCAGCAAGTTACCGAGGTTACGCGTTACGCAGCCAATAATGTCGGCGTCCGAGAAGAACTTGTCCGTATGCAGCGAGAAATTGCGGACGGCAAAGACATCGTCACCGAGGGCCGCGACCAGGGAACGCTCGTGTTTCCCAACGCAGAATGCAAGATCTTTCTGACCGCTTCTCCCGAAGAACGAGCCCGCCGCCGTGTCGAGGATCTGGCGAACCGCGGTGAAAAGGTCGATTTCGAACTCATTCTTCAGCAGCAAACCAAGCGCGACGAAGAAGATACGCAGCGGGAGGTCGGTCCGCTTCTCAAGGCCGAGGATGCGATCGAAGTGATGACCGATGGCATGACGGAGGTGGAAGTCCTCGAGAAATTGGTCGGTATCGTGCAGCGGTTCCAGCATGCGTGAGCAGAAGCGACGAGAAGCTCGATCGTGGGCTCAGCAGCTCTTGTATAACTTCCTCCGCGTGATCGCTCGGATTGTGGCGGTGGCGTTTTATCGCATCCGCGTTTTTGGCCGCGAAAACTGGCCTGACGAGGGTGGAGCTCTGGTTTGCTCGAACCACCAAGGCTTCCTGGATCCGCCGCTTGTAGGACTTTGCTGCGATCGCCAGCTGAGTTATCTGGCCAAGAAGTCCCTCTTCAAGTTTCCTTTGAAGGGGTTCATTGAATACCTCAATGCCATTCCGGTAAATCGCGCCGGAACGGGGCTCGATGGACTGAAAGAAACGCTGAAACGGCTCCGCAGCGGCGAATTGGTCCTGATTTTTCCGGAGGGAACGCGCAGTGAGAACGGCGAGTTTGGCCAGGTAAAGCCCGGCTTCATCGCTGTTGCTCGGAAAGGAAAAGCTCCGATTGTGCCTGTCACGTTCGACGGGTCGTTCCAAGCATGGCCCAAATGGCAGTTGCTGCCCAGCATTGGCGTTGTCCACGTGATGATCGGGAAGCCCATTACCACGGAAGAAATCGCCCAGATGACCGACGACGAGTTGCAATCAGCGCTTCAGACGCGCATGGATGAGATGTTCCAGGAAGTTCGCTACTCGCGAGCACGTTCGATGAATCCTCGCGTGCACACCACAGATAAGACGCAGTTTGCCTAAACCGACACTTCTTTCGGCAAATATCAAGAATCGATCGGCGTTACCCCACCTTCTGTGGTTGATGGTAAATTGGGGATTTGATATTTTTACGGGTTCTCACTGAATCGAGCGTTATGAAGGGTATAGTGGTTTACCCTGCGCAGGTTCGTTAGTCCCAGCATTTTTGCACTCGAAACACCGCCTCGTGGGATCAGCCTAGCCGCCATTTTACCGTCTTTTGCGGCAGCTTTTATCTCCAGCGATTTCGAGCCCCTCTGGTTCAAAACTTTAAAGCATGGTCAACCGTAATCTCATTCGCAATCTCGAAAGTGACGACACTCTCTTAGCAGAAATTGACAGCTTGGCGTCCGGCACTGAGGACACCTGGCTCGACACGATCGAGCTGGAAGAATCGATCGAAATCAACAAAATCGTCGAGGGACGAATTCTTCGCATGGACGACGAATTTGTGCTCATCGACATCGGCGGGAAGAGCGAAGGTAGCGTTCCCCGCGACGAATGGGATGAAGACGAAGATCCGCCAGAAGTTGGGGCTGTTGTTCGTGTTCTCGTCGAAGACGTCGAAGATGAATTCGGCCGTACCGACGACCCACACGGCATGGTCGCCCTGTCGAAGCGCAAGGCCCGTAAGATCGACGACTGGGAACGGACGATGGAATCCATCGCCGAAGGTCAGGTCGTCAAGGGCGAAGTCACCCGCAAGATCAAGGGTGGTTTGCTTGTCGATATCGGCGTCAACGTGTTCCTGCCGGCCAGCCAGGTCGATATTCGTCGTCCACACGACATCGCCGACTACATCGGCAAGACGGTCGAGTGCGAAGTGCTCAAGATCGACGCCGAACGCCGCAATATCGTGGTCAGCCGCCGTTCGCTCATCGAACGTAAGCGTAAGAGCGATCGCGAATCGCTATTGAAGGAACTGGAAGTCGGCCAAACCCGCAAGGGCGTCGTCAAGAACATCGCCGACTTCGGTGCGTTCGTCGACCTGGGCGGCATCGATGGTCTGTTGCACATCACCGACATGAGCTGGGGACGCATCGGTCATCCGACCGAAATGGTCAACATCGACGACGAAATCGAAGTTCAGATCCTGAACATCGACCACGAACGCGAAAAGATCGCTCTCGGCCTGAAGCAGCTGACCCCAAGTCCATGGGACGGTGTCGAAGAGAAGTACCCAGTTGGCGCCAAGGTCAAGGGCAGCGTCGTCAACGTCATGAGCTACGGTGCTTTCGTCAAGCTGGAAGAAGGCATCGAAGGTCTGGTTCACATTTCCGAAATGTCGTGGACCAAGCGTATCAGCCACCCAAGCGAAATCGTCAACATCAACGACGAAATCGAAGTGGTCATCCTGGGCATCAACAAGGAGAAGCAAGAAATCTCCTTGGGTATGAAGCAAACCCAGTCGAACCCTTGGGAAAACATCAAGGATCGCTACCCAGTCGAATCGGTCGTCAAAGGCCGTGTCCGCAACCTCACCAACTACGGTGCGTTTGTCGAACTGGAAGAAGGCATCGACGGCCTGCTGCACGTCTCGGACATGTCCTGGACTCGCAAGATCGGTCACCCGAGCGAAATGCTCGAAAAGGGCCAGGAAGTCGAGTGCAAGGTCCTCAGCATCGACGAAGAACGTCGTCGTATCGCTCTGGGCTTGAAGCAGCTCGAATCCGATCCATGGGCGACCTCCATTCCTGAGAAGTACCAGCCGAACCAGCTGGTTAAGGGCAAGGTCACCAAGATCACCAACTTTGGTGTCTTCGTCGGTCTGGAAGACGGTCTGGAAGGTCTGCTGCACATCAGCGAGCTGTCGGACGATAAGGTCGAAAACCCCGAAAACGTCGTCAAGGTTGGCGAAGAGATCGAGGTCAAGATCCTGCGTGTCGATACGGAAGATCGCAAGATCGGCCTGTCCCGCAAGCGTGTCCAATGGGCCGAAGACGAAGCTCCGGAAGGTGCCGAAGCTGGTGGCGAAGGCCGATCCGGCTCGCCAGCCCCGAGCGAACTCAAGGGCGGTCTGGGCTCCAGCGGCCCAATGTTCTCGATGCCTGCGGAAGAAGAGAACAAGGAAGAAGACAGCTAACCCGCTGCTTCTACTCAATAGAAATCAAAAAAGCCTCGAAGGAAACTTCGAGGCTTTTTTTGTGGGTTCTTCTGGGCGAAGGGGACCTCTCTTATGGCCCTACATCCGCGCCGATCCGCGTAATCCGCGGTTACCTCAATCCTTCTCCCAAAGGCGTGGCCCTTCTATGTACATCCGCTAGAACCGGAACATCCCGTGCATTGGTGACCGTTTCGCCATGTATCAAAGAAAGTGATAGCACATGGACGATAGCAGTGGTGTGACAGCGTGAAGATTTTCCCCCGCCACGTATCGAAAGCATTGAAGCAGCCATGGCCACGAAGACCAAACGGAGTGAAACGGAATTCGACGATTTCGAATCCGTGCAGAGCCCGCTCGAAACCTATTTGCGTGAAATCAACGAAACCGCTCTCCTCTCCGCTAAGGAAGAGCGTGAACTTGCCACCGCGATTGGAAACGGGGACGTCGCCGCTCGTGATCGGATGGTCCGTGCGAATCTCCGCCTGGTGGTGAACATTGCCCGTGGTTACACCGGCAAAGGCTTGGGCCTGCAAGATCTCATCGAAGAAGGCAACCTCGGACTCTTGCGTGCGGTCGAGGGGTTTGACCCGGCGATGGGAACGCGTTTCAGCACCTACGCCAGCTACTGGATCAAGCAGTCGATCAAGCGAGCTTTGATCAACTGTGCCAAGACGATCCGCATTCCGGCGTACATGGTGGAACTGCTCTCGAAGTGGCGTCGAGCAACCAACCGCCTGACCGAAGAACTCGGTCGTACGCCCACGCCGGAAGAAATCGCTCGCGTACTCGGTCTGCAAAAGAAGAAGCTGCCGATCATCAAGAAGGCGATTCGCATCTACAACAGTACTCCCCAGACCGATCAGACCGACAACGGATGGTCATTGGGCGAGATGGTGACCGACGAACGGCTGAAGAATCCCGAAGAGGAACTGGTCGAACACGACGACCTGAAGCACGTTCGCGAAATGCTCAAAACGATGGATGGCCGCGAATCGACTGTCTTGAAGATGCGTTTCGGCCTGCACGGCGAAGAGCCACACACGCTCAAGGAAATCGGCGAAAAGCTGGGTCTGACCCGCGAACGCGTCCGTCAGATCGAGACGGAAGCTTTGAATCGCCTGGCCGAAGGGCTGCAAGATCCCCGCGAACGGATGCTGGAAGGCCCGATTCGACGCCGAACGCGTCGCTAAATCGGACGAAGAGGACGACCCCCCTCTTCTGCCCATTCTTCCCGCGGCGGCAAAATCCCCGTATATTCAGCACCTGAAACGAATCACGTCTCAGGTGCTTTTTTATTGGCTGGAGAGAGCAGCATGTCGGAAATTGATCTCAAGGCGTACATCCGCGATATCCCGGACTTCCCCAAGCCAGGCATCTTGTTTCGCGACATTACGCCGCTGCTGGCCAATCCGCACGCGTTCAACGAAGCCATCGATCAGATGGCGGCCCACTACGAGGGAAAGAAGATCGACGCGATCGTCGCCGCGGAAGCACGCGGGTTCATCTTCGCCGCTCCCCTGGCGTTGAAGCTGAACTGCGGCTTTGTTCCGGTTCGTAAGCCTGGAAAGCTCCCTTTCGATACCCATGCGTTCCACTACGAACTGGAATACGGTACCGATACGCTGGAAATCCACATCGACGGCGTCCAGCCAGGACAGAACGTCTTGATGGTCGACGATTTGCTCGCCACCGGCGGCACGATGAAGGCCTGCTGTAACCTCGTCGAGAAGATCGGGGCTACTGTCGTGGGCTGCTGCTTCCTGATCCATCTGAAGGCCCTGGAAGGGGAACAGCGGATCGCTCCGTTCGACTCGTTCAGCCTGATCGAATACTAGTCGCTACCTGGCCAAGCGAATTCCGGTGAATTGCCACCGGGCCTCAGGCGGGAAGAAATTGCGATACGTCTTGCGGACGTGACTCTTCGAAGTCGCGCACGATCCGCCTCGCAGTACGTACTGCTGACACATGAACTTACCGTTGTATTCGCCGATGGCTCCTTCCGGTGGCTTGAAGCCAGGGTAGGGGGCATAGCTGCTGCTTGTCCATTCCCACACATCCCCCAGCATCTGACGCAGGCCTTCGGTGCTTTGCGTCGGGGCAGGGTGGAAGAGCCGGGACTCGACGAAATTCCCTTCGACAGCGACGCGTCGACTGGCCGCTTCCCACTCGAACTCGGTTGGCAGGCGACTCTCTTGCCAGCGAGCGAACGCATCGGCCTCGAAAAAACTAACGTGCGTAACGGGACTGGATTCGCTCAAAGGGCGAAGACCGCTGAGCGTGAACTCTTGCCAGGCGTCCTTCTGACGAACCCAATAAAGCGGCGAATCCCACTGCTCGCTCTGGATCGTGTTCCAGCCTAAGGAAAGCCAAAGTTCTGGTCGCTGGTAGCCGCCGTCCTGAACGAACTGAAGGTACTCGCCGTTGGTGACTGGTCTTCCGGCGATTTCCAGCGTCGGGATCAGGGCTTCGTGGCGGGGAGACTCATTGTCATAGGCGAAGTCCATACCTGCGTGGCCAATCTCGACAATCCCACCATCCACTTCGTGCCAAGACTGCGAGGTCACTTCGCCATCAGGCTGTTGGGCGTCCGCACCGTAGGCGGGATACATCGGATTCTGCGCTAGTGCGTGCTTCAGATCGGTCAGCATCAATTCCTGGTGTTGTTGCTCGTGATGCAGTCCGAGCTCCACCAACGGAGCGATCTGCGTCGACTCTTCCGGCGATGCCTCTAGAAGGAGTTGCCCCATGCGGTTGTCGACCTCTCGGCGGTAGGTCATCACCTGAGCCACGGTCGGGCGGGTGAGTAGTCCACGTTTTGGTCGCGGGAATTGCTCGCCGATTCCGTTGTAGTACGAGTTGAAGAGGTACTCGTACATGGGATCGATCGGCTCGTAGTTTCTGGCGAAACGCTTCAGGATGAAGGTCTCGAAGAACCAGGTTGTATGAGCCAGGTGCCAGCGGATTGGACTGGCATCGGGCATCGACTGAACCACGAAGTCTTCGATCTCAAGCGGTTCACACAACACATGCGAGAAGCCACGCACGGCCTCGTACTTTGGCACTAGCAGGCTGCATTTCGAGGCGAGGTCAGATGGAATAGAGGCCATATCAGATTCCTCAATTTCAAAGTGTCTCGACGTCTGACATTATAGGACGACCAGGTGGAGAACGGCGAAGTACTGGTTTTCGTCCGTCCACCAGCGGCGGAGTGTCCAGCCAACTTCCCTGGCCATCTCGGCGAAGCCGTCGATCGTATATTTGTGCGAGTACTCGGTGTGGATTAGTTCGTCTGCTTCGACCTGTACCGTCTGACCATCTAGGAGGATCGTTTGGTCGACGCGACTGCGAAGATAGATTTCGATCCGGCCAAGTTCGGCGTTATAAAACGCGTGATGTTCAAACGCATCGACGTCGATCGTTGCCCCAAGTTCCTTTTGCAGACGATGCAAAAGGTTGAGATTGAACTCGGCCGTGACGCCTTGGTTGTCGTTGTAGGCACGTTCGAGGATCGCTTTATCCTTTCTCAGGTCGACGCCAATAAGTAGTCCTCCCTTCTGGCCGCACATGTGGGCAATGCTTGCCAGTAACTGTTTGGCCTGGTTGGGCCGGAAGTTCCCGATCGTCGATCCGGGAAAGTAAACCGCATCGTGACTCGGACGCTGTTTCGGGTTGGGCAGCGGGAATGGTTTGGTGAAGTCGGCACACACCGGCAAGACTTCAATGTCCGGGTAATCGCCGGAGATCTGGTCGGCCGACTCATGGAGGTGCTCGCGCGAGATGTCGACGGGCACATACGCCACCGGCTTGATCAGGTGATCGAGTAAGTATCTGGTTTTGATACTGCTGCCGCTGCCAAATTCGATCAGCATCACGCCTTCGCCGAGACACTCGCCCATCTCGCCTGCGTATCGCTGCATGATGGCCGTCTCAGTACGTGTCAGGTAGTACTCGTCGGTCTCACAGATTTGGTCGAAAAGCTGAGAGCCTCGCTGATCGTAGAAGTATTTGCAGGGCAGTCGTTTCGGCGTCTGAGACAGGCCTGTTAGGGAGTCGGTTAGAAATCGCTCGTTGGCAAATTGCGTCATGGCTTGTTGGGCGATTGGAGTCGATGAGGAGTGGGGGAGGATCATGAATGCGTCCAGAAATAGAGGGCGAAGTAGCTGATACCTGTTCCAAGACAGGAAGCAACTCCCGCGCCGGGGTTGCTGCTCTATTCTCTCGCTCAAAATTCCAGGTTCCGTACGCTGGGTTACCATCTCGTCGGTATCTGCGCTTTCGCAGTGATTGTTTTCCAACCAATCGCACCACGGGTCGGCGATTCGTATTTAATGTTTTTCACACACAGTCGTGATGCGCTGACGGAAGCTGGGAGTTCGGAACCCACCCGATGGAATTGAAAACTCTTGAATTAATGCTTGTCAAACGGATTCCCGGATGAATGCATGTAAATCTGTAAATTCGACTTCAAGCTGTGCAATTTCTGCACATCGTAGCGGTCAATTTCGCGTCAGTTCGTATCAAACTCTGCCAGCATTGGTAGGTGGTCAATCTTTATCCAATACCCATCAGAACTTAGCTCTCATGGTGCGTTCCCTTATTTTGCTTCTATGGGGTCGCTTCTTCTCGTTGACAGGTTTAAAAGTTTCGCAACGGTTCTTGTGGATCTGTTAGTGAAATACAAAACAAACTTTGGCACGACTCGTGCATCTGAAAGGGCCTGTCGCGCACGGCGTGATAGCAACACCAACACCACAGGCCCTCTCCATGTATGTATTCTCGGACTGGACGAAAGTTATTGCGCTGAAAGCGATCCAATTTTTGGATACGCCAACGTTGATCGTTATCACGTTGTTTAGCGCCGTATCGTTTTTTCCGCTGCAAGAGGCATGGGCGGAACCAGCAGCAACGATGGGGGAAGCTGACTCAGATGCCATCTTCCAGGCCATGGTGACCAAGGCAAAAGCGAACTCGGCCAAGCCGTATGAATCTTCGCGTGAGCTTCCAGAAGATCTTAATAACCTCAACTACGATACGTATCGCTTGATCGCTTTCGAGCATGAGAAATCAATCTGGAAGAAAGACGCTTTGCCGTTCTGGCTGGAGCTGTTTCATCGCGGGTATATCTTCCGTGACGAAGTGCAGGTATCGCTGCTTCCGGAAAATGCAAAGGCGGCCAAGCAGACGCAGTGGATGGAATTTGATAAGTCCCTGTTTCAATACCGGGGAGAGCTGGCTGGACTCGATCCGCCCAAGGATCTCGGCTATTCCGGGATCAAAGTGATTGGCAAGTTTCCTTCCTCGGAGCATCCGCTTGAGATCGCTTCGTTCCTGGGAGCAAGTTATTTTCGGGCCATTTCGCCTGGGCAGTTTTACGGGACGAGTGCCCGAGGTTTGGCCGTCGACATCGGTCTCGCTAAGACGGAAGAGTTTCCGATCTTCCGCGAGTTTTGGATTGAACAGCCTCGGCAGGATGCCAAGCAGTTGAAACTGTGGGCCCTGTTAGATAGCCCCAGCGTGTGCGGCGCGTACGCGTTGGTCATTCATCCTGACGAGACGATGACAATCGACGTGAAAGCCAAACTGTTCTTTCGCAGCGTGCCCGAGAAAGTCGGCTTTGCTCCGCTGACCAGCATGTTCATGTGGGGCATGGGGAAAGATGGTCCAGAGAACGATCCGCGACCCCGTGTACACGATGCCGATAGTCTTCTGATTCAAAAGGGCGAGAACGCCTGGATCCGCCGATCGCTCAACCGGTTGGACTTTCCGTCGTTGAGTAACTACGACGCGAAGGAGTTGCACGGTTTTGGCCTGATGCAGGCCGAACGAGCTCCTGGCCGCTACAAGGATGACGAAGCCAAGTATCATCTTCGGCCCAGTGTCTGGGTGACTCCCAAGACTCCCTGGGAAGATGGCGCCGTCCAGCTTCTCGAGCTGCCGTCGGAACATGAAGGGATTGAT includes:
- a CDS encoding sigma-70 family RNA polymerase sigma factor, whose translation is MATKTKRSETEFDDFESVQSPLETYLREINETALLSAKEERELATAIGNGDVAARDRMVRANLRLVVNIARGYTGKGLGLQDLIEEGNLGLLRAVEGFDPAMGTRFSTYASYWIKQSIKRALINCAKTIRIPAYMVELLSKWRRATNRLTEELGRTPTPEEIARVLGLQKKKLPIIKKAIRIYNSTPQTDQTDNGWSLGEMVTDERLKNPEEELVEHDDLKHVREMLKTMDGRESTVLKMRFGLHGEEPHTLKEIGEKLGLTRERVRQIETEALNRLAEGLQDPRERMLEGPIRRRTRR
- the dxr gene encoding 1-deoxy-D-xylulose-5-phosphate reductoisomerase; this encodes MRSSSSSKSSQNVVVLGATGSIGCSTLDVIRASKGAFKPFALTAHGRLDDLLQAAIEHIPKYVVASDEAAAEAFDWSKLPPETTLLTGTAGLQEVAAHSEADIIVSAIVGRAGLEGTFAAIAAGKRVALANKETLVVAGHLATKMAEESGAEILPVDSEHSAIFQALMAGRETDVRKVILTASGGPFRKFTQKQLLEVTADEALDHPTWKMGPKITVDSATMMNKALELIEAKWLFDLTVDQIDVVVHPQSIVHSIVEFVDGSMVAQMSPPDMRMPIQLAMTYPERTECPAKQLDLTTAFSLEFEPPDYERFPALKLGKEVAERGGTCGAVLNAANEVAVQQFLEGKIRFVDIYRVCRHILDEHPFESNPELTRLLELDAWAREESIKWITCCLRQAKDQACSNT
- a CDS encoding adenine phosphoribosyltransferase; translated protein: MSEIDLKAYIRDIPDFPKPGILFRDITPLLANPHAFNEAIDQMAAHYEGKKIDAIVAAEARGFIFAAPLALKLNCGFVPVRKPGKLPFDTHAFHYELEYGTDTLEIHIDGVQPGQNVLMVDDLLATGGTMKACCNLVEKIGATVVGCCFLIHLKALEGEQRIAPFDSFSLIEY
- a CDS encoding lysophospholipid acyltransferase family protein is translated as MREQKRREARSWAQQLLYNFLRVIARIVAVAFYRIRVFGRENWPDEGGALVCSNHQGFLDPPLVGLCCDRQLSYLAKKSLFKFPLKGFIEYLNAIPVNRAGTGLDGLKETLKRLRSGELVLIFPEGTRSENGEFGQVKPGFIAVARKGKAPIVPVTFDGSFQAWPKWQLLPSIGVVHVMIGKPITTEEIAQMTDDELQSALQTRMDEMFQEVRYSRARSMNPRVHTTDKTQFA
- a CDS encoding glucan biosynthesis protein yields the protein MYVFSDWTKVIALKAIQFLDTPTLIVITLFSAVSFFPLQEAWAEPAATMGEADSDAIFQAMVTKAKANSAKPYESSRELPEDLNNLNYDTYRLIAFEHEKSIWKKDALPFWLELFHRGYIFRDEVQVSLLPENAKAAKQTQWMEFDKSLFQYRGELAGLDPPKDLGYSGIKVIGKFPSSEHPLEIASFLGASYFRAISPGQFYGTSARGLAVDIGLAKTEEFPIFREFWIEQPRQDAKQLKLWALLDSPSVCGAYALVIHPDETMTIDVKAKLFFRSVPEKVGFAPLTSMFMWGMGKDGPENDPRPRVHDADSLLIQKGENAWIRRSLNRLDFPSLSNYDAKELHGFGLMQAERAPGRYKDDEAKYHLRPSVWVTPKTPWEDGAVQLLELPSEHEGIDNIGAYWMPKQPIEVGKPIDLEYEIAFLNQAPKQHSLAKVADFRVDRSDKSSLRLTVVYQGDTISKFSTERQLQAFIDVQRGKAENVVVRRTALNTVEVSCNLIPDSPYAMEMEVYLTDEDELFSESWRYLCPI
- the egtB gene encoding ergothioneine biosynthesis protein EgtB gives rise to the protein MASIPSDLASKCSLLVPKYEAVRGFSHVLCEPLEIEDFVVQSMPDASPIRWHLAHTTWFFETFILKRFARNYEPIDPMYEYLFNSYYNGIGEQFPRPKRGLLTRPTVAQVMTYRREVDNRMGQLLLEASPEESTQIAPLVELGLHHEQQHQELMLTDLKHALAQNPMYPAYGADAQQPDGEVTSQSWHEVDGGIVEIGHAGMDFAYDNESPRHEALIPTLEIAGRPVTNGEYLQFVQDGGYQRPELWLSLGWNTIQSEQWDSPLYWVRQKDAWQEFTLSGLRPLSESSPVTHVSFFEADAFARWQESRLPTEFEWEAASRRVAVEGNFVESRLFHPAPTQSTEGLRQMLGDVWEWTSSSYAPYPGFKPPEGAIGEYNGKFMCQQYVLRGGSCATSKSHVRKTYRNFFPPEARWQFTGIRLAR
- the cmk gene encoding (d)CMP kinase; the protein is MIVTIDGPAGAGKSSISRRLADELGFEFLDTGAMYRAVALKGLRAEIDWDDTDRLAEFAKSASIDLSGSAVILDGEDVSHEIRTQQVTEVTRYAANNVGVREELVRMQREIADGKDIVTEGRDQGTLVFPNAECKIFLTASPEERARRRVEDLANRGEKVDFELILQQQTKRDEEDTQREVGPLLKAEDAIEVMTDGMTEVEVLEKLVGIVQRFQHA
- a CDS encoding 30S ribosomal protein S1 gives rise to the protein MVNRNLIRNLESDDTLLAEIDSLASGTEDTWLDTIELEESIEINKIVEGRILRMDDEFVLIDIGGKSEGSVPRDEWDEDEDPPEVGAVVRVLVEDVEDEFGRTDDPHGMVALSKRKARKIDDWERTMESIAEGQVVKGEVTRKIKGGLLVDIGVNVFLPASQVDIRRPHDIADYIGKTVECEVLKIDAERRNIVVSRRSLIERKRKSDRESLLKELEVGQTRKGVVKNIADFGAFVDLGGIDGLLHITDMSWGRIGHPTEMVNIDDEIEVQILNIDHEREKIALGLKQLTPSPWDGVEEKYPVGAKVKGSVVNVMSYGAFVKLEEGIEGLVHISEMSWTKRISHPSEIVNINDEIEVVILGINKEKQEISLGMKQTQSNPWENIKDRYPVESVVKGRVRNLTNYGAFVELEEGIDGLLHVSDMSWTRKIGHPSEMLEKGQEVECKVLSIDEERRRIALGLKQLESDPWATSIPEKYQPNQLVKGKVTKITNFGVFVGLEDGLEGLLHISELSDDKVENPENVVKVGEEIEVKILRVDTEDRKIGLSRKRVQWAEDEAPEGAEAGGEGRSGSPAPSELKGGLGSSGPMFSMPAEEENKEEDS
- the egtD gene encoding L-histidine N(alpha)-methyltransferase encodes the protein MILPHSSSTPIAQQAMTQFANERFLTDSLTGLSQTPKRLPCKYFYDQRGSQLFDQICETDEYYLTRTETAIMQRYAGEMGECLGEGVMLIEFGSGSSIKTRYLLDHLIKPVAYVPVDISREHLHESADQISGDYPDIEVLPVCADFTKPFPLPNPKQRPSHDAVYFPGSTIGNFRPNQAKQLLASIAHMCGQKGGLLIGVDLRKDKAILERAYNDNQGVTAEFNLNLLHRLQKELGATIDVDAFEHHAFYNAELGRIEIYLRSRVDQTILLDGQTVQVEADELIHTEYSHKYTIDGFAEMAREVGWTLRRWWTDENQYFAVLHLVVL